CAAGAACTGTTTGTAGGAACCTTAGGAACCTTTTATTGTTGCTTCCAGGGGATAAAACTTGTACCAGTTATGAGAGTAGCCAGTAGAAGCAGAAGGGGCACAACACTCTAGATATCGCCCTTCTATTCTAGCCATCGGTGATGAGCATGGCTCACAGAACTCCCCACCAATACCCTCTTCTGATATGTTTCGATGTCGGGAaatgtttaaagggcatctgtcagcagttttgttcctatgacaccggctgacctgttacatgtgcacttggcagctgaaggcatctgtgttggtcccatgtccatatgtgcccgcattgctgagaaaaatgatgttttaatatatgcaaatgagcctttaggagcaacgggggcgttaccattacacctagaggctctgctctctccaactgctgtgtcctctgcacttttattgacGGTGAAAATGTCATCATGCATGCCTAGCCCTGtcgatcaaagtgcagaggagatGGCAGGgacagagagcggagcctctaagtgtaatggcaacgcccccattgctcctaggagctcatttgaatatattaaaacatccatGTTTCTCGGCAATGCGGAcacttatgaacatgggaccaacacagatggcttcagctgccaagtgcacatggaacaggtcagccagtgtcataggtacaaaactgctgacggatgcccttttaaggctactttcacactagcgttcgggtgtccgcttgtgagctccgtttgaaggctctcacaagcggccccgaacgcatccgtccagcactaatgcattctgagtggacgcggatccgctcagaattcatcagtctggcagcgttcagcctccgctccacttagcaggcggacacctgaacgctgcttgcaagtcaatggggacggatccgtttgaagatgacacactatggctcaatcttcaaacggatccgtcccccattgactttcaatgtaaagtctggacggatccgtctgaggctactttcacacttagaaatgtttttaacaatataatgcagacggatccgttctgaacgcaagtgtgaaagtagcctaaaggtgtCCACAGCTATTCGCTCACACTGTTCTAACTGGTAAACTTCAACCCTGCATTCATCTATTAGTATGTGTGCCTGCTATATCAaacggttatatattttttttactacataGCCGTGTTGTGTTTAGCGGATTTCTCATACTGTGGGCTTCGAGAAGAGGGTCCAATTTTCAGCATGTAGGATCCACAGGCTGTTGGTGTGAATCAGATCTTCCTGCTCATTTTGCCAAATGCCTGGTCTGGGGCCGGCCGGCGCAGTAGCTATTTTATGTCTTTATGCATTTCAGATGTCCACATTAGGTTTATAGCCAAACCCCATTTCCTGACAGCAGGACATCATGCAGGGGCGCTTCTAAATTTAGTCGCCTCTCTCTTTCCTGGCTCTTTGTTCAATCATAGATGAGAGAACGACTTTTTTGTGCTGTTCCTCTTCGTTCCCAGGCCCGATAAGGAGGTCGCGTGTCCACATCTGGCTGGAATCTGTGGGACATGTTAaactgctgcagctgaaactgcaTCGTGCTACAGATTCCTGCCGCCCTCTGCTTCCCAATTAAGCCATGCTCCGCTACTGACTCGGAGGCGGCTTAATCCTTCTGAATGTGATGTCGCTGGAGAGGAGCAGACGCATCACATTCTTCCTTACTAGGACATGCCGATTACAAAGAACGTGACATGGAAACCTCTGGAACAGGAGGAACCATCCCTGCTCTGACCAGAGCGTGCACCTTGTTTCTGCAGTCCCTGTCCTAACCCGTCAGTTGCCctatagcagggatgcccaacctgcggccctcgatttgttgcaaaactacaactcccagcatgcccggtcAGCAGGACATGATGAgaattgtagtttttcaacaggttgagcatccctgccctatagGATTAGGTTGCATGTTACCAACCTTGTCCACTGCGCAGTGGACGGCGCTATGTAGTTCTGCAACCACTTCCAGCACTCTGATGCAGCTGAGCAttaggggtgcagggtgtcgctCCTCCATCAATCACATATTCTTGAGGATGGGCaattaatcttaaaggggttatccaacctctaTAATGACCCCCTTAATGCCTCTCATATAGGTTAATACTTACCCTGCTTCCCAGCACCTGCGTTGCTCCTGATTCCTGCAcggctgctgctgcatctccccatcgcgtggatcaaaacatccggtcacggggggagcagccaatagcaacgGGGACGAGCCTTCCTAGAAAACTGGAAATTATGAAATGTCAGTCTATCCAGTGAAAAACTGTTGGTTTTGCATGGAAGTTGAATCAGTTTTGTCTACAATTCCCTTCAGTGCTTCTGTTTTTTGTCTGGATTGCATCCGTTTTTTACATGTGTGAAGAATAACGCTCAACATTTCCCAGCAACCATCTGGATGCCTCCAGTTTCCATTCATGTAGCCCATTCAcctttatggggccagggctgcacaGAAAAtggacaatatagaacatgctgcgatttttcctgactGCAAAGTTGATCCGTGGAAAACCAGGCtcgtgtgcacagacccattaaaatgaataggtcaggagtCGGTCTGGATGCTGTGTGTTCACTAAGAGGAACACATccaaactcgctcgtgtgaaattaGCTTAAAGCGGTATTCCAGCTGTTTGAAGTTAtctcttatcctgtggataggggattacTATTAGAATGGTGGTGGTTCTACTGCAGAGACCCCCAACAATCAAGTGAACGGGCCCCCCCTGTaccccccctgaaatgaacagagcagccGGTCGCACATGCATATGGCCGcatcattcatttctataggagttctggAGGTAGCGGAGTACAGAGCTTGACTATCTCTGGaattcctatagaaatgaatggagaggccacacggaatacccctttaattgtgtTTTCACACATTGGTTTTTGTTGGCATTTTTTCTGTGCATTTGCTCCAGATGTTAACTGAAGGTATGtagaaaaactttaaaaaaaaaataaaaaaataaaaaagtatgtagaaaatatgaaaaatacagtttttttttgttttgttttttgctactGCCATTTTCATAAGCTAGGTGATGTTTTTTGTCTCTCTGGCTTCTTACGCTCTTAAAAACGGAGCATGATTTATTGCTCAGTGGTTTTTCAGCAGTTTTGACATTTTCTCTATAAAGAAAACGCTAAGGACACTAATGGTCAAAGACACTGTTTGCCAAATAAAGAAAATGCAGTAAAGAATACAAGTGACCAGAAAAAAGCTTCTGGTTATTCTGGTGTTTTTCCAGCCcataaacaaagaaaaaaaaatattgcagagCAAGGTTGTGTGTAGGGACTACTAGAGCTTACTCCCTGATCAGTATATGGTCTAGTCAAATCTGggtatttattaaaggggtcgtctcccttcagcaaatggcattgatcatgtagagaaagttactacaaggcacttactaatgtattgtgattgtccatgttgcctcctttgctggttggattcatttttccatcacattatacactacaatccagcagcggtggtcgcgcgtgcacactataggaaaaggcgccggcctctctggtggacgGGACCTTGGGAGTGCGTGTAGTCACGCATGCGCAGCAGTTCTCGTGCCAGCCACCTCGTATCTGTGCTGCCGCGGTGGCcgtaacgagcagtgtataatgtgatccactgcagcgcagatacgaggtTGCCAGGATAGGAGCTGCACGTGGGTGACTACACGCACTCCCATGGTTCcatccaccagagaggccggcgcctttttctatagtgtgtaagcacgtccaccactgctggattgcagggtggtcgtaaccatggaaatgagcagtgtatcatgtgatggaaaaattgttccagccagcaaaggaggcaatatggataatcacaatacattagtgagtgcattgtattaactttctctacatgataagtgcCAATTGCAGAAGTGAGAGAAGTAGAGGTCGTGTGAATTTCCCATTTCCCTGCAGGTGCATGTACTTGTATTGCATGGTATAAAgaatttttctgatattaattatgtagcaaaacaaaacaaaaaaattttgtaaatattttcatAGAAATACTTTCCATGGTAGAGAAATTTTGCGAAGCCGTTCACGGTTTTACTGGGGTTTATCATTCTCCAGTTGTTTTCATTGGCCTGGATACAGCCTGCAGCGCCGTCAGTTCTTCATGTGTCTGCTGTGTTGTTGGAACGTCAGTCTTTTATTATACTTGTCAACTGTCTGTCCAGTGCAGCTGCCAGACTCCCGCCGATGCCTGGTTGAGTTTTCTCTGGTGCTAATGGATTGTGATTCATTTGGGAAATTTTTCCTTTACAACTAAAAATGACTTTCGGGCTCCCTTTGTGTTtggttaaagagaacctgccaGCTCTCGATTGTGGTGCATATTCGTATTCTTAATGAAATGACAATTCTGAAGCCTTGTTTTATCTTACAACTCCTCACTGTGACGTGCTTGCGTTATTGCTCCTAGAAATGTGGTTGTTACTAGTTGGCGGTGTGCTGACAGTATGACCGTGGAGGAACACCTCTCTTGATAAGGGGAGTGGTAGTACCCAGCTGTCAATGTATTCCGAAAAAGGAGGAGCAACAGAGGAACAGTACAATGCATGGGAAAAGATGCTCCAGTATGgagaatgcaagtatttactaaaaccagGTCAGGATTTGTGACTGGTCCACGACAAGGTCCTTCATAGCAGGGGGCGTACACAGATCTCTAAGGGCCCCTCTCGGAGAGCCACAGTCtcatcaaacaactgatcgggCACGGAGTTGGACCTCCTCAAATCTGACAGTGATGTcctaagggtaggtcatcagtgttaaatacttggacaacctctttaacaccaGATAACTGAATTCAATATTTTGAAACATCCCCCCCATATAGCTCTGTCTTCTGTTTCCCTTCCTAAAATACTTGTTGAAACTGTCCACcttcaaccaccactagagggagctcagtgcatagaaatGTATACAATTACCAAATTcatggaagctgtaaaaaaaaaaaaaaaaaactccatgcaCTGAACTTTCCCTAGGAGCAGCTGTCAGAAAATGCTGTGGATTTATGTCTGGAGCAGAAGTTCAACCCCAGTTAATCCCCCATTTTTCAGGCCCCGTACTCATGGTATGCTTCCATGGTAGATGAGCCACTGGTACACGGGAGAGTATTGTACCTTTTAGTCTTAAATGAAACCCTAGGCTAAAACAGGTGGATACCAGCTTTTCTCATTAGGTTGTGCCGCAACAAAGCCACACCAGGAAGCGCATGTGTTACCTGCAGTTGTTGGTGGGGTTTTGCCCCAGATTTCAGGTGCACGGAGCCTGATATGTACTTCAGCAATATAAAGAAGCTCATTCTGGACAGAGGTGCCTTGTTATACTGAAACTTTTAGTAACCCTCAAAACTTTTAGTCGACAGCTCCATCCCCCTTCCCCCAAATATTTCTTACCTTCATCGATGACCGTAACTGGAGGAACCCGGAATGGGCTGACCGTGGGTGCTGGAGGTTGTGGCGGCTGTCTGCTGTCTCTGACCCTTGGGTATCCTGTATCTCTCTGAATCTCGTTGCTGCCCCCTAATCCAGGGGTGTACTGCTGGATGTTTGGGATGTGCTGGGGCACCACTTGAACTAACGGCGGTGAGCCCTGGGGATCCCTCCTGGAGAAGACCCTCATGCACTCTTCCTCCAGCAGTGAGATAACGGTGGACTGGTTATTGACCACATCCACTAGCGAGGCGTATCTTTTTTCCAGCTCCTTGTAGCGCGTTGCGGCTCTGAGCATCTCGGCCGTGACGTTGAGGATTTTGTTTTCCAGATGAGCGATTTCAAGAGAGTTATCCCTCTTCCGAATAATCTCGTGTAGGAGCTGCATGTAGAGCTGCGTAACGCGGGAGTTCATATTGCGACTCTCCTTCCTCAGTAACTTGACCTCGCTGACGATATTTCCGTCCACGTCCACCACCACTTGTAATATCTCCATCTCTCTCCTTTGCTTAGCTAAAGCGTCTTTAAGGTTTTCCAAATCCATTCTCGTTACCTGGTCCTTGCTTGGGCCCGGTCCTTTGGTGCTGACACATATTGGCCCCGTAATTTTCTGCTGGGGGACCATGAAGGTGTAACCACAGCGCTTACCATCATTGGCATCTGCACTGTCCACAGAACGGGCAACTCTTTTTGACGGTCCCTTCCGGCCTTGAAAGTCACTGTTTGTGCAGTACGAGGACGGTACCAGAGAGATCAGCAACACCCCTAAGGTCCAGAAGGTTTTTTCCATCTTCACCCAGGGGCGAAGCTGTTGTCCAGGCAACTAAAACATAAAGAAGGTAAAGTTACTTTTTTGGCTGCAGTCAACCCCACTTGTTATTGTGTAATGTTGGATTTTTCACCGGAGCTAGATTTATGAGCTGCAGTTAAATTTTATTACTTATAAAAACTCGAGAGAATTTCGTAGCTGAAGAACGTTTTGTCTTGTGCTGGCATATCGTGTTTTTATATGTTTCTTGTTACAGGCTTCCACCACCAGTAACGGCCATAACGGTTTGGTTCCTTAGTGTTGTCCCAATGCTACCATGAAGAAGTCCACAAAAATGTGAAAGTAGACTGCATTATTAACACATACACTATTTGCGGCACTCTGAAATTGATTTTAACACTTAAGTGACAGCTTGCAGTGCACAAGATTTCATTCACCTCAGTTTACTGCTTAGGACTACAGCTGTACCTTaatagttaaagggcatctgtcagcaggtttgtacctatgacactggctgacctgctacatgtgcacttggaagctgaaggcatctgtgttggccccatgttcatatgtgtccgcattgctgagaaaaattaagttttaatatatgcaaattaggctctaggagcaacgggggcgttgccattgcacctagagattctgctctctgcagctgccatgTCCTCTCTACTATGAcaagaccaggcagtgaaaatgtcatcacacctggcacTGTCAATGTAAGTGCAGAGGGCTCGGCTattacagagagagctgagcctctaggtgtaatggcaacgcccccgttgctcctggagcctcatttgcatataatgaaacctcatttttctcagcaatgcgggcacatacgaacataggaccaacacagatgtcttcagctgccaagtgcacatgtaacaggtcagccagtgtcatagatacaaaactgctgacagatggcctttttAAAATCAATTAGTAATGCCGCAAAAAGTCTAGGTAAACTGCCCATGTCAGACCTTTGTCTATATTGCACCAATAATCTGAAAGTctgtaagggtacggccacacgttcaggtttggaagccaaaatcaggagtggatcataaaaggagagagtctacaggacagatacgacttctcctctttttcagttcactcctggttttggctggcAGAGCGGCATGCAGGACCTGACTGTTGGGCCGTACCCTACATCACCAGATGCtttgcagattttctgtttattTCAGGCTCTGCTCTCTATCAGTAATATGCATTTTTGGGGAGAGCAACCAAGTCTTTATGCATATGGGTGCTAATAGTAGAGACAAACTCTTCGGGTCATCCATTTAGAGATCCAAGATTTCCCCGTTGGGTTTTGAGGAATAACTTTTTCAGAAAATCCTGTTGGCAGGAAACAAAGGGGTCTTGGTTCTTATCATTGTGAACATCTGTGCGACTTCTCCATGCTCCGGCTCTGCTTTCTGATTCGTGTATCGCTAATTGTTTGTATTGTTTGGCAGGGGTCCTAACCAAGGACCTGGGTGGGCAGTCTGCATCTtcccatgtgccagcgtcctctCCAGTTTAAATTCTGTCTAATATTAAGTCATGGGTTCCAAGTGCATGATATAAACCGGATTCGGTATAGCAGAATCATAGCAGACGTCTTTTTGCTGTGTATGCTCTACAGAAGCCAAGCTTCCTTACTGCTTATGTAATGCATATGCTGGTGTAATTCCACTGTACTGTGCTATAAAGGGTCAGGCCTCATGCATGCAGCCGTGTCCGGGTTTTGGTCCGCAagcaacggatctgcaaaatacatataccTTCCTTGTGCATTGTGTATTTTTCTCACTCACATCAATTGAATTGGTTATGCTTATCCACAGTATGGAGAAGAATAGGAAAGGTTATgtaatttgcagaatggacacacggatccgcaaaaaatgtggctatGCGCATAGCCCCCTAGAAATTAGTAGGTCAGCGTGCTGTCTGCAGAAAAAAGCAATAGCACACGGTTggaaaaacagtcgtgtgcacaAAACCTTATTCCCATCTTGTAAAGTGATGGCTTATCGCTAGGGTATGCCATCAACTGGACCACCACCGGTCCTGAGATGGAAGGGACTGTAGCGTTCATTTAGGGTTGGGCTAAACGGTGATTTTGGGAATGACCTGTGTTGTGCACCCAGGTATTGCAGTGTAGCAGCAAAGCAGCCATAGGAGAGAATGGGGACGCATTACAATGCGCACGTTTGCTGCGACTACCAAACGTGGATCGCAGAAAGTCCAACATTGCTGGATTTTTGTGATTCATATATTGAGTAAACCTATGATTTGTGCTGCGACCTGATTCATTCTTATGGCTGCCCTGATACTTGGAGCGTGACACTTGTCTAGCCATATCCTTAGTGTTGAACTGGTTTCTAAGTTTTCCCTGCACAGCAGCGCTCCTGGATACCCGGCTGCGCAAGATGCTGCATCTGCCAAAA
This Bufo gargarizans isolate SCDJY-AF-19 chromosome 7, ASM1485885v1, whole genome shotgun sequence DNA region includes the following protein-coding sequences:
- the ANGPTL1 gene encoding angiopoietin-related protein 1 isoform X1, which codes for MKQTDSDQVALLSPVQEREARQTPAGSEKLPGQQLRPWVKMEKTFWTLGVLLISLVPSSYCTNSDFQGRKGPSKRVARSVDSADANDGKRCGYTFMVPQQKITGPICVSTKGPGPSKDQVTRMDLENLKDALAKQRREMEILQVVVDVDGNIVSEVKLLRKESRNMNSRVTQLYMQLLHEIIRKRDNSLEIAHLENKILNVTAEMLRAATRYKELEKRYASLVDVVNNQSTVISLLEEECMRVFSRRDPQGSPPLVQVVPQHIPNIQQYTPGLGGSNEIQRDTGYPRVRDSRQPPQPPAPTVSPFRVPPVTVIDEGPFRDCNHAKESGFSSSGIYLIKPKDSNRQMQLWCENSLDPGGWAVIQRRIDGSANFFRNWENYKKGFGNIDSEYWLGLENIYRLTSQDNYKLLIELEDWNNKKVYAEYSSFRLEPESDFYRLRLGTYQGNAGDSMVWHNGKQFTTLDRDRDMYTGNCAHFHKGGWWYNACAHANLNGVWYRGGIYRSKHQDGVYWAEYRGGSYSLKKVQMLIRPID
- the ANGPTL1 gene encoding angiopoietin-related protein 1 isoform X2; translation: MEKTFWTLGVLLISLVPSSYCTNSDFQGRKGPSKRVARSVDSADANDGKRCGYTFMVPQQKITGPICVSTKGPGPSKDQVTRMDLENLKDALAKQRREMEILQVVVDVDGNIVSEVKLLRKESRNMNSRVTQLYMQLLHEIIRKRDNSLEIAHLENKILNVTAEMLRAATRYKELEKRYASLVDVVNNQSTVISLLEEECMRVFSRRDPQGSPPLVQVVPQHIPNIQQYTPGLGGSNEIQRDTGYPRVRDSRQPPQPPAPTVSPFRVPPVTVIDEGPFRDCNHAKESGFSSSGIYLIKPKDSNRQMQLWCENSLDPGGWAVIQRRIDGSANFFRNWENYKKGFGNIDSEYWLGLENIYRLTSQDNYKLLIELEDWNNKKVYAEYSSFRLEPESDFYRLRLGTYQGNAGDSMVWHNGKQFTTLDRDRDMYTGNCAHFHKGGWWYNACAHANLNGVWYRGGIYRSKHQDGVYWAEYRGGSYSLKKVQMLIRPID